Proteins encoded by one window of Kiritimatiellia bacterium:
- a CDS encoding antitoxin, protein MKKLLLTKEEAALENEIENGEWVAVPDMAEEIKKYQTHARNALNKIKKINIRMSDWDYNNIKLRAIQEGLPYQTLVSSIIHKYLTGQMKPS, encoded by the coding sequence ATGAAAAAATTACTGCTCACTAAAGAAGAAGCGGCGCTGGAAAATGAAATTGAAAATGGCGAATGGGTTGCTGTTCCCGATATGGCGGAAGAAATAAAAAAATATCAAACCCATGCCCGGAATGCTTTGAATAAGATCAAAAAAATCAACATCCGCATGTCCGATTGGGACTATAACAATATAAAGCTACGGGCTATTCAAGAAGGCTTACCTTATCAAACATTAGTTTCAAGTATAATTCACAAATATTTAACGGGACAAATGAAACCCAGCTAA
- a CDS encoding toxin, with protein sequence MKFNWSPEKNKWLAENRNITFEEIIYLIDEGYLRAILKHPKKPNQEILVVEREGYAFNVPFVKEHDGTCFLKTIYPSRASTKKYIGDKK encoded by the coding sequence ATGAAATTCAATTGGAGTCCCGAGAAAAATAAATGGCTCGCAGAAAACCGCAACATTACATTTGAGGAAATAATTTATCTTATAGACGAAGGCTATTTGCGGGCAATTTTAAAGCACCCGAAGAAACCAAATCAAGAAATATTGGTGGTTGAACGCGAAGGATATGCATTTAATGTGCCCTTTGTGAAAGAACATGATGGAACATGTTTTTTAAAAACAATATATCCCAGCCGCGCGTCAACTAAAAAATATATTGGAGACAAAAAATGA
- a CDS encoding type II toxin-antitoxin system PemK/MazF family toxin — MKRGEARWYRFQHPDKNRPVLILTRNSVMEYLNEVTVAPITSTVRDIPSEVHLSREDGMPRECAVNCDHFQTVSKNKLGNVITTLVQSKMMEVQAAIRFALELEE, encoded by the coding sequence GTGAAAAGAGGCGAGGCCCGATGGTACAGATTCCAACACCCCGACAAGAACCGTCCCGTGTTAATTTTGACGCGGAATTCGGTCATGGAATATCTGAATGAAGTCACCGTAGCGCCCATCACGTCAACCGTACGGGACATCCCAAGCGAAGTTCATCTCTCCCGGGAAGATGGAATGCCCAGAGAATGTGCTGTAAATTGCGACCATTTTCAAACTGTTTCAAAAAACAAACTCGGGAACGTCATCACAACGCTTGTTCAATCAAAGATGATGGAAGTCCAGGCAGCTATCCGGTTTGCCCTGGAATTGGAAGAGTGA
- a CDS encoding ribbon-helix-helix domain-containing protein, with protein sequence MTLDDNLVKTVDRVARETKTTRSAFTREALRLAIRRLQARQLEQKHRLGYAGKPVAKGEFDVWTKEQAWGEK encoded by the coding sequence ATGACCCTGGACGATAATCTCGTCAAAACAGTTGATCGCGTTGCCAGAGAAACAAAGACCACCCGATCAGCCTTTACTCGCGAAGCCCTTCGTCTGGCAATTCGCCGGTTGCAGGCGCGGCAATTGGAACAAAAACACCGGCTGGGATATGCCGGCAAACCGGTTGCAAAGGGAGAATTCGATGTTTGGACAAAAGAGCAGGCCTGGGGTGAAAAGTGA
- the tmk gene encoding dTMP kinase produces the protein MKSKRGRLITFEGIEGSGKSTHARLLAEKLRTAGHEVAEVREPGGTSIGEVIRRLLSSKAGSEKMCPRTELLLFMASRAQLVQTVILPALRLGKHVVCDRFSDSTAAYQGYARGCSLKLIAAINAFAVQKLAPDLTILLDLDLRAGFKRLHQRNRRQGTEKDRIESENMAFHQRVREGYLDLAKKNPERFCIVNAGRPVTKVQTDIWKAAKNVIER, from the coding sequence ATGAAATCCAAACGCGGCAGATTGATAACGTTTGAAGGCATTGAAGGCAGCGGCAAATCCACCCATGCGCGGCTCCTGGCGGAAAAACTGCGCACGGCCGGCCATGAAGTTGCGGAAGTCCGCGAACCTGGCGGCACGTCCATCGGCGAAGTTATCCGCCGCCTGCTGAGCAGCAAGGCCGGAAGCGAGAAAATGTGTCCCCGGACGGAACTCCTGCTTTTCATGGCCAGCCGCGCCCAGCTTGTGCAAACCGTCATTTTGCCGGCTCTACGGCTCGGAAAACACGTCGTTTGCGACCGGTTTTCGGATTCAACGGCAGCCTATCAGGGATACGCCCGCGGATGCAGCCTGAAATTAATCGCCGCCATCAACGCCTTCGCGGTCCAGAAACTCGCGCCCGACCTCACCATTCTCCTTGATCTGGACCTGCGCGCCGGATTCAAAAGACTGCACCAACGCAACCGGCGGCAGGGAACCGAAAAAGACCGGATTGAAAGCGAGAACATGGCCTTCCATCAGCGCGTCCGCGAAGGTTATCTTGATCTGGCGAAAAAAAATCCGGAGCGGTTTTGCATTGTGAACGCCGGGCGGCCGGTGACAAAAGTTCAAACGGATATCTGGAAGGCGGCGAAAAATGTCATTGAGCGGTGA
- the cysS gene encoding cysteine--tRNA ligase, whose amino-acid sequence MLKIFNTLTRRPEEFIPLAPPDVKMYTCGPTVYNHATIGNFRAYVFEDILRRYLKVCGFKVRQAMNLTDVDDKTIRGARAAGVSLADYTKPYKDAFFADMQTLNIEPAEHYPEATGHIPEMIALIQTLIDKRYAYPAADGSVYFSIARFKKYGQLAHLDMQGLKPGARIAQDEYEKENASDFALWKAYQEEDGDVAWDSPWGRGRPGWHIECSAMSMKYLGESFDLHTGGIDNIFPHHEDEIAQSEAATGKPFVKYWMHCAHLVVDGRKMSKSLGNFYTLRDLTQKGFSGREIRYVLLSAHYRQSLNFTFPALEAARSSLHRLDEFNARLQDAAGKTGTSPGGNPAWIENYFRKFRAAMDEDLNLPAALAALFDMIHEGNRKMNAEALSAAEAQAALNALDGMDAVLGVLKRGMDKPDRAIMELARSRQNARKAKDWAEADRLRREIETKGWIIQDAADGFKLKKRSQ is encoded by the coding sequence ATGTTGAAAATCTTCAATACCTTGACGAGACGCCCGGAGGAATTCATCCCCCTTGCCCCGCCGGACGTGAAAATGTACACCTGCGGGCCGACGGTTTATAACCATGCCACCATCGGCAATTTCCGGGCCTATGTTTTTGAGGATATTTTACGCCGCTATCTGAAGGTTTGCGGGTTCAAGGTGCGCCAGGCGATGAACCTGACGGACGTGGACGACAAAACCATCCGCGGCGCGCGCGCCGCCGGCGTTTCCCTGGCCGATTATACCAAGCCTTACAAGGACGCTTTCTTTGCCGATATGCAGACGCTCAACATTGAGCCGGCCGAGCATTACCCGGAGGCGACCGGACATATTCCGGAAATGATCGCCCTCATTCAAACGCTCATTGACAAGAGGTACGCTTATCCCGCAGCGGACGGCTCGGTCTATTTCAGCATAGCCAGATTCAAGAAATACGGGCAATTGGCCCATCTTGACATGCAGGGACTCAAGCCGGGCGCAAGGATCGCTCAGGATGAATATGAAAAGGAAAATGCCTCCGATTTTGCGCTCTGGAAAGCGTATCAGGAGGAAGACGGCGATGTTGCCTGGGATTCGCCCTGGGGCAGGGGGCGCCCGGGCTGGCACATTGAATGCTCGGCGATGAGCATGAAATATCTCGGCGAATCGTTTGACCTGCATACCGGCGGAATTGACAACATATTCCCGCATCACGAGGACGAAATCGCCCAGAGCGAGGCGGCCACCGGAAAACCCTTCGTCAAATACTGGATGCATTGCGCCCACCTCGTAGTGGACGGGCGCAAGATGTCAAAATCGCTCGGAAATTTTTATACCCTGCGCGATTTAACCCAAAAAGGATTTTCGGGCCGCGAAATCCGCTACGTCCTCCTTTCCGCCCATTACCGCCAATCCCTCAATTTCACCTTTCCGGCGCTGGAGGCGGCCCGTTCATCCCTGCACCGGCTGGATGAATTTAACGCGCGCCTGCAGGATGCCGCCGGAAAGACCGGAACCAGCCCTGGCGGAAATCCGGCCTGGATTGAAAATTATTTCCGGAAATTCCGCGCCGCAATGGACGAGGATCTGAACCTCCCCGCCGCCCTGGCGGCCTTGTTTGACATGATTCACGAAGGCAACCGTAAAATGAATGCCGAAGCTCTTTCCGCCGCCGAAGCCCAGGCCGCGCTCAATGCGCTGGACGGCATGGACGCCGTTCTGGGCGTATTAAAACGGGGCATGGACAAACCCGACCGCGCCATCATGGAGCTCGCCCGGTCAAGACAGAACGCCAGAAAGGCAAAAGACTGGGCGGAAGCCGACCGGCTGCGCCGGGAGATTGAAACAAAAGGCTGGATTATCCAGGACGCGGCGGACGGGTTTAAGCTTAAAAAAAGAAGTCAGTAG
- the ispF gene encoding 2-C-methyl-D-erythritol 2,4-cyclodiphosphate synthase — translation MIRTGIGFDIHRFAAGRKLVLGGVRIKSGPGLAGHSDADVLCHAVMDALLGAAADGDIGTHFPDNEKRWKDADSLKMLAAVGKKLKNKRMTVVNIDVSVLAEKPRLAPYRDKMRGKLARALLLDKARVSIKATTLEGLGALGRGEGIAAFAVAGVAQAIPNAKR, via the coding sequence ATGATCCGCACCGGCATAGGATTTGATATTCACCGGTTCGCCGCGGGCCGCAAACTGGTCCTGGGCGGCGTCCGTATAAAATCGGGGCCCGGCCTGGCCGGCCATTCGGACGCGGACGTCCTTTGCCATGCGGTCATGGACGCCCTGCTCGGCGCGGCCGCGGACGGCGACATTGGAACCCACTTTCCAGATAATGAAAAACGCTGGAAAGACGCCGACAGCCTGAAAATGCTTGCCGCAGTCGGCAAAAAATTAAAAAATAAAAGGATGACTGTCGTTAACATTGACGTTTCCGTGCTGGCAGAAAAACCGCGCCTGGCTCCTTACCGCGACAAAATGCGCGGCAAGCTGGCGCGGGCGCTCTTGCTGGATAAAGCGCGGGTTTCCATCAAGGCAACCACCCTGGAAGGGCTCGGGGCGCTCGGCCGCGGCGAGGGAATCGCCGCTTTTGCCGTGGCGGGAGTAGCCCAGGCAATCCCGAACGCCAAGCGTTGA
- a CDS encoding metallophosphoesterase family protein: MRYAIVSDIHANWQAWKTVLLDIRSLKVDRIICLGDVVGYGPNPREVLESVHETVDYFVLGNHDAALCGKLESTLFNEQARMVLAWTRDRVSREALDFLKTIPLALAGENFRCVHGEFSEPGFFNYVIEPEDALRSWQTVAEPLLFNGHTHCPGIFLTGASGRPYRLAPEDFEQEQGKRYLVNAGSVGNPRDSDTRSSYCIYDLRRRAVFWRKIPFDLDAYRQALNEAGLPAEPGGFLERDPNLAATPLRARLNFIPPAAKAQAAKDVIEVQVIKTLKTKIQRWRFAALLSILAALVLFIAGAIYRHRIVNRELDIGRADPIVVYHGAPSRNLLTTPPSPLPPNSVLPGWILHLGDKYRQSIEVCRGEEGAPVFRLSSANPGTTIGLSSGIITVTDDMKFVLEAFFRKSDDFKGSVWTAVSVVKKTGEKDVSMEQYVVKEPALMRRGGWMAARQTFDLPKGTHTIRLHVRGKFKGAVLVKNILLQRKTGN, translated from the coding sequence ATGCGTTACGCCATCGTTTCTGATATTCACGCGAATTGGCAGGCCTGGAAAACGGTCTTGCTGGATATTCGCAGCCTGAAAGTTGACCGCATCATCTGCCTTGGCGACGTGGTCGGATACGGCCCTAATCCGCGCGAGGTGCTGGAATCGGTTCACGAGACGGTGGATTATTTCGTGCTGGGAAATCATGACGCGGCGCTGTGCGGCAAGCTGGAAAGCACGCTCTTTAACGAACAGGCCCGCATGGTGTTGGCATGGACGCGCGACCGCGTCAGCCGGGAAGCGCTGGACTTTTTGAAAACAATTCCACTCGCGCTTGCCGGGGAAAACTTCCGCTGTGTCCACGGCGAATTTTCCGAGCCGGGATTCTTTAATTACGTAATTGAGCCGGAAGACGCCCTGCGTTCATGGCAAACCGTCGCGGAACCGCTGCTTTTCAACGGGCACACTCATTGCCCCGGTATTTTTCTGACGGGTGCGAGCGGAAGACCTTACCGGCTCGCCCCCGAGGATTTTGAGCAGGAACAGGGAAAACGTTATCTGGTCAACGCCGGCTCCGTGGGCAATCCGCGCGACAGCGATACGCGTTCATCCTACTGCATTTACGATCTCCGCCGGCGCGCCGTATTCTGGCGTAAGATTCCCTTTGACCTGGATGCCTACCGGCAGGCTCTGAATGAGGCGGGGCTGCCGGCCGAGCCGGGCGGATTTTTGGAACGCGACCCGAACCTGGCGGCAACGCCGCTGCGCGCCAGGCTGAATTTTATTCCGCCGGCCGCCAAGGCGCAGGCGGCAAAGGACGTGATTGAAGTCCAGGTCATCAAAACATTGAAGACAAAAATCCAGCGCTGGCGTTTCGCGGCCCTGTTGTCAATTTTGGCTGCGCTTGTTCTGTTCATTGCGGGCGCCATTTACCGGCACCGGATTGTTAACCGCGAGTTGGATATCGGACGGGCTGACCCGATTGTTGTTTACCATGGCGCTCCGTCCCGGAATCTTTTAACAACACCCCCTTCCCCGCTGCCGCCGAACAGCGTCCTGCCGGGTTGGATACTGCATCTGGGCGATAAATACCGCCAAAGCATTGAAGTCTGCCGCGGCGAGGAAGGCGCCCCGGTATTCCGGCTCTCCTCGGCCAACCCGGGAACAACCATCGGATTGTCGTCGGGAATTATTACGGTCACGGATGACATGAAATTCGTCCTGGAAGCGTTTTTCCGCAAAAGCGATGATTTTAAAGGCAGCGTCTGGACGGCGGTTTCGGTGGTAAAGAAAACCGGGGAAAAAGATGTCAGCATGGAACAATACGTTGTCAAGGAGCCGGCCCTGATGCGCCGCGGCGGGTGGATGGCGGCCAGGCAGACCTTTGACCTTCCGAAGGGAACGCATACCATCCGCCTGCACGTGCGCGGAAAATTCAAGGGCGCCGTCCTGGTCAAAAACATTCTGTTGCAGCGCAAGACCGGGAATTGA
- a CDS encoding tyrosine-type recombinase/integrase, which translates to MRPFMAAARVDAHAIMEKRLRDAVIERDLAEETAHPPLSVVDAWDAFIKSPKRPDSGPATLGAYALQWGSFVRWLTKEHPDMKQLREVTKETAEEYSTHLTSRGITPNTFNKHVRVCDLVFRILKDKAKIIENPFPGITRKHLTTQSHRELSTEELIRVCRSATGELRSMLAMGLYLGARLGDAVMMDWGCVDLIKRLIRYTPHKTARRSGRILTVPLHPVLLNIFNEIPPVNRKGYIHPNMADLYRRRGACAVTNIIQAHFKKCGITTNRKGNGVRKVASASFHSLRHSAVSLLREAGAPLSVTMAIVGHSTLAIHDTYSHAGEAALKQAVAALPSVMGELIPKTLPALPAATEQMIKADKVQVLAERLNSKTWRIVRDELLTLTTPKSLAITFKTKG; encoded by the coding sequence ATGCGTCCGTTCATGGCCGCCGCCCGTGTTGACGCTCACGCCATAATGGAGAAGCGTCTCCGGGATGCTGTCATAGAGCGCGACCTGGCAGAGGAAACCGCCCACCCGCCGCTTTCCGTGGTTGATGCTTGGGATGCTTTTATAAAATCACCCAAGAGGCCGGACAGCGGACCGGCAACGTTGGGGGCTTATGCCTTGCAATGGGGAAGTTTTGTCCGATGGCTGACAAAAGAACATCCGGACATGAAACAGTTGCGCGAAGTCACAAAAGAAACCGCCGAAGAATATTCCACGCACCTGACCAGCCGGGGCATAACGCCGAATACTTTTAATAAACACGTCCGCGTTTGTGATCTGGTTTTCCGTATTCTAAAAGACAAGGCGAAAATTATAGAAAATCCGTTTCCCGGTATTACGCGCAAACATCTAACGACGCAATCCCATAGAGAGCTTTCCACGGAAGAATTGATCAGGGTTTGCCGATCAGCGACAGGGGAACTTCGTTCAATGCTGGCAATGGGGCTATACCTGGGCGCGCGTTTGGGCGATGCGGTAATGATGGACTGGGGATGCGTTGACCTGATTAAACGCCTGATTCGCTACACGCCACACAAGACCGCCCGGCGATCTGGCAGAATTTTGACTGTGCCGCTACATCCGGTTTTACTGAACATTTTTAATGAGATTCCACCGGTCAATCGCAAAGGCTACATACATCCGAACATGGCCGATCTATACAGACGCCGGGGCGCGTGTGCTGTAACCAATATAATTCAGGCGCATTTCAAAAAATGCGGGATTACAACCAATCGCAAAGGAAACGGTGTTCGCAAAGTGGCAAGCGCAAGTTTTCATTCGCTAAGACATTCCGCTGTTTCTCTGCTACGCGAAGCCGGAGCGCCGTTATCCGTTACAATGGCAATTGTCGGACATTCCACGCTGGCAATCCATGACACCTATTCCCATGCCGGAGAAGCCGCGCTTAAACAGGCTGTAGCCGCGCTTCCGTCTGTCATGGGGGAACTGATTCCCAAAACCTTGCCAGCCCTGCCGGCGGCAACAGAGCAAATGATTAAAGCCGATAAAGTTCAGGTATTGGCAGAGCGATTGAATAGTAAAACATGGCGAATTGTCCGGGATGAATTACTAACCTTGACAACACCAAAATCACTTGCAATAACGTTTAAAACGAAAGGATAA
- a CDS encoding ORF6N domain-containing protein — protein sequence MLNKDIIPSSNIEKKIMLVHGQKVMLDSDLAVLYGVTTFNLNKAVKRNLNRFPDDFMFQLTRQEVANLIFQNGISKEGRGGRRKPAYAFTEQGVAMLSSVLRSPRAVRVNIEIMRAFVRIRQWLASNTELARKLAELEKKYDAQFKVVFDAIRELMRPPEPPRKQIGFHTKD from the coding sequence ATGCTAAATAAAGATATTATTCCGTCCAGTAATATTGAAAAGAAAATCATGCTTGTTCACGGCCAGAAGGTCATGCTTGATAGCGACCTTGCCGTGCTGTATGGCGTAACAACGTTCAATCTCAACAAGGCGGTGAAACGCAACCTTAACCGCTTCCCTGATGACTTCATGTTTCAGCTTACACGGCAAGAGGTTGCAAACTTGATATTCCAAAATGGAATATCAAAAGAAGGCCGGGGCGGCAGACGGAAACCGGCTTATGCCTTCACCGAACAGGGCGTTGCCATGCTGTCAAGCGTGTTACGGAGTCCGCGCGCAGTCCGCGTCAATATTGAAATCATGCGCGCCTTTGTCCGTATCCGTCAATGGCTGGCTTCCAACACTGAACTGGCGCGCAAGCTGGCCGAGCTTGAGAAGAAATATGACGCGCAATTTAAGGTTGTGTTTGACGCAATCCGGGAACTCATGCGTCCGCCGGAACCGCCACGGAAGCAAATCGGTTTTCACACGAAAGATTGA
- a CDS encoding zonular occludens toxin domain-containing protein has protein sequence MIEVYEGRLGGGKTYHAVRRMCEYIAAGGCVCSNIMLNMEPVKAFLRSRHDWEYQKGQFIYLEDEQINQFYKHTPPGIDGTPSLVVIDEAHIWLNARDWANVLREMLIFLSQSRKCFTDIIFISQSALNLDKQIMRLVQYIWRFRDLKKLKISALGIGWPLNQFLMVQYDYDGKTILDKRFEFKDVGIYALYNTYTLLRTFTRLKGHGAKFDGKIKRKGRRIMRLIFFILLIIGLGWLAWSRLGSRFGFIKDKPVPSVVMPSAGPARPVAGSAVAPGAYYVKPPVDVVLHEAFLGVVEDERGRVVTTENDRYVQGQYCRLGKVLFCYDDKVLISGFDKKPHMVLADMAAMQRIRDRIAEDQAAKERATLAQSQNIEKPVLGSEEKVGLSQAVANKMLMP, from the coding sequence GTGATAGAAGTTTATGAAGGCCGTTTAGGTGGCGGAAAAACTTATCATGCTGTCCGGCGTATGTGTGAATATATCGCCGCCGGTGGTTGTGTATGTTCAAATATCATGTTGAACATGGAGCCGGTTAAGGCGTTTTTGCGGAGTCGGCATGATTGGGAATATCAAAAAGGCCAGTTTATCTATCTGGAAGATGAACAGATCAATCAATTTTACAAGCATACTCCCCCAGGTATTGACGGGACTCCGTCGCTGGTTGTCATTGACGAAGCTCATATCTGGCTTAACGCCCGGGATTGGGCGAACGTCCTGCGCGAAATGCTTATTTTCCTTTCTCAATCCCGGAAGTGTTTCACGGATATTATTTTCATTTCTCAATCTGCGCTTAACTTGGACAAGCAGATTATGCGGCTGGTTCAATATATCTGGCGTTTCCGGGACCTCAAAAAACTCAAGATTTCCGCGCTGGGGATTGGCTGGCCGCTCAATCAGTTTCTTATGGTTCAATATGATTATGACGGCAAGACAATTTTGGACAAGAGGTTTGAATTCAAGGACGTTGGCATTTATGCGCTTTATAATACATACACTTTGCTTCGGACTTTTACCCGGCTCAAGGGGCATGGTGCGAAGTTTGACGGCAAGATTAAACGGAAGGGACGGCGTATTATGAGATTGATTTTCTTTATTCTTTTGATTATCGGGCTTGGCTGGCTGGCCTGGTCCCGGCTTGGCTCCAGGTTTGGATTTATAAAAGACAAGCCGGTCCCGTCTGTGGTTATGCCCTCTGCCGGTCCAGCTCGGCCTGTGGCTGGTTCTGCGGTCGCGCCAGGCGCTTATTATGTCAAGCCGCCTGTGGATGTTGTCCTGCATGAAGCGTTTCTTGGAGTCGTAGAAGATGAACGGGGCCGGGTGGTGACAACTGAAAATGACCGCTATGTTCAGGGGCAATATTGTCGGCTTGGCAAGGTCCTCTTTTGTTATGACGATAAGGTTTTGATTTCCGGGTTTGATAAAAAGCCGCATATGGTTCTTGCCGACATGGCCGCCATGCAGAGAATCCGGGACAGGATTGCGGAAGACCAAGCGGCAAAAGAACGGGCGACTTTGGCGCAAAGCCAAAACATTGAAAAACCTGTTCTTGGTTCAGAAGAAAAAGTCGGTCTTTCTCAAGCCGTCGCAAATAAAATGCTTATGCCGTAA